In the Dioscorea cayenensis subsp. rotundata cultivar TDr96_F1 chromosome 12, TDr96_F1_v2_PseudoChromosome.rev07_lg8_w22 25.fasta, whole genome shotgun sequence genome, one interval contains:
- the LOC120273491 gene encoding uncharacterized protein LOC120273491 isoform X2, protein MQVDEQLRGSRRTLLSYSPLQSPAGSKLYGATGTSQRHARPPPLSKKPPEPLRRAVADFLSASPSHAHGSAPSAYSSDAARILRDYIADPLTTDMAYNALLEHALAERDRSPAVVSRCIAILKRYLLRYVPKVQTLRQIDNFCENSLVECETLSCQRVSLWSKSFGHSSGTSSVLSNSFSSLKPNSNFASASLIKSINYVRSLVARHLPKVSFQPMALSGGSTVPRQSLPSLSSLLSRSFTSQLSPLVVNSSPERKGISSPSASTVSLIDIVDGVDNSKYIISDLLKWRWNGDREQQSSPLIRESDGVMWPQDTRTHGLLEVGAAALIVGDMEVKTKDQPWKYSGSQDLPDIEQLLQPSATTTATNFASAHMHLKVITASKRLKAGPHTIWASVPESTFRPRARPLFQYRHYRYMMDSRTAAPLTLFMLEDMLSSPKVACRTRAFDVMLNLGIHAHLLEPISSDDTPSIEEDEALRESSSTNTDRSLRLGNINSEPTMQQKTSSAIDNFESWLLVILFENLGFLVQMEEREEIVWASALSCLFYFICDRGKILRNRLEGLDIRVVKTLLEISRENSWAEVVHCKLICLLTNMCYQVNDVTGKAVSETSTFLVEQVDLLGGIDFICLEYSQANSKEERRNLFLVLFDCVLHQINETCQINGTAAYLHDEIQPVASMLTLADAPEAFYIAVKHGVEGIGEIMQRSISFALSRSPNCERQNMLLERITRKIDASISTYTRLDHEFLYMIQLTKSYKSLSNTDGLGDADVCAKAKLSWATLHSLLHSERPAYRQNAYIWLVELLLTEISEDGQGSIWLNIKRLQQHIADAGNLDLSCSSIPLPVCMLCGLLKSKHNYIKWGFLYVLEKLLVRCKLLLDESELHYAGHEDSVSHDSSGNRLNKANAIIDIMSCALFLLVQFMETDHISILKMCDMLFSQLCRRLHSTNKMPRDLKRLGRLSGSVKKNFSNDPENIQLGQGEKNNVLRDELQGSGSTSVGNSLPTLTSETASMAAMLLRGHAIVPMQLVARVPPSLFYWPLMQLAGAVTDDIALGVAVGSKGMGNLPGATSDIRAALLLLLICKCTADPTAFSEVEGEEFFRSLLDDPDSRVAYYSSAFLLKRMMTKEPEKYQRLLQSLIYKAQQNNNEKLLENPYLQMRGILQLSNDLGARL, encoded by the exons ATGCAGGTGGACGAGCAGCTGCGGGGATCTCGGAGAACCCTTCTTAGCTACAGCCCCTTGCAGAGCCCCGCGGGATCCAAGCTCTATGGTGCTACTGGAACCTCACAGAGGCATGCCCGCCCACCGCCTTTGTCTAAGAAACCGCCTGAGCCGCTCCGTCGGGCCGTCGCTGATTTCCTTTCCGCCTCCCCTTCTCATGCTCATGGGAGTGCTCCTTCTGCCTATTCCTCTGATGCTGCTAGGATCCTCCGG GATTATATTGCAGATCCATTAACAACTGATATGGCTTACAATGCACTTCTTGAGCATGCACTTGCAGAGAGGGACCGCAG CCCTGCTGTTGTTTCCCGCTGCATTGCAATATTAAAGCGGTATCTTCTCCG ATATGTACCAAAGGTGCAAACATTGCGGCAAATAGACAACTTTTGTGAAAATTCCTTAGTAGAGTGTGAAACTTTATCCTGTCAGAGGGTGTCGTTATGGTCGAAATCATTTGGCCACAGTTCTGGAACATCATCTGTTCTCTCaaattccttttcttctttaaagCCAAATTCCAATTTTGCATCTGCTTCTTTGATAAAATCCATAAATTATGTCCGTTCGTTGGTGGCACGTCATCTTCCTAAAGTTTCGTTTCAACCTATGGCCCTTTCAGGGGGCTCAACTGTTCCAAGGCAATCACTTCCAAGCTTGTCAAGTTTGTTGAGCCGGTCTTTTACTTCCCAGCTAAGCCCTCTGGTTGTAAATAGTTCTCCTGAAAGGAAAGGCATCTCTAGTCCTTCGGCTTCTACTGTCTCATTAATTGACATTGTTGATGGAGTAGATAATAGCAAGTACATAATCTCCGACCTCCTTAAATGGCGATGGAATGGTGACAGAGAGCAACAGTCATCACCTCTCATTAGGGAGAG TGATGGTGTTATGTGGCCCCAAGATACTCGCACACATGGCCTCTTGGAAGTTGGTGCTGCAGCTCTTATAGTTGGGGACATGGAGGTTAAAACGAAGGATCAGCCCTGGAAATATTCTGGTAGTCAAGATTTACCTGATATTGAGCAACTCTTGCAGCCTTCAGCTACTACAACAGCAACTAATTTTGCATCAGCTCATATGCATTTGAAAGTTATAACTGCTTCAAAACGCCTGAAAGCCGGGCCTCATACAATTTG GGCCAGTGTGCCGGAGAGCACCTTCCGTCCAAGGGCCCGCCCACTTTTTCAATATAGGCACTACAG gtACATGATGGATTCCAGAACTGCTGCCCCTCTGACTCTTTTTATGCTAGAG GATATGCTTAGCTCTCCAAAGGTGGCTTGCAGGACTAGGGCTTTTGATGTAATGTTAAACTTGGGTATTCATGCGCATCTCTTGGAACCCATATCATCTGATGATACTCCCTCgattgaagaagatgaggctTTACGagaatcttcatcaaccaacaCCGACCGGTCTTTGAGACTTGGAAATATAAATTCTGAACCCACCATGCAACAAAAAACATCTTCAGCTATTGATAACTTTGAGTCTTGGCTTTTGGTCATTTTATTTGAGAATCTTGGCTTTCTTGTTCAG ATGGAGGAAAGAGAAGAAATTGTCTGGGCTTCGGCTTTAAGTTGTTTATTCTACTTTATTTGTGACAGAGGAAAAATCTTGAGGAACAGATTGGAAGGTCTTGACATAAGG GTTGTTAAGACCCTTCTGGAGATCAGTCGAGAAAACTCTTGGGCAGAAGTGGTTCATTGCAAGCTCATTTGTTTGCTGACAAATATGTGTTACCAAGTTAATGATGTTACTGGAAAAGCTGTTTCAGAAACATCCACATTTCTTGTTGAGCAAGTTGATCTCCTTGGAGGCATTGATTTCATCTGTCTTGAG TATTCACAAGCCAACTCAAAGGAGGAAAGGCGTAATCTTTTCCTGGTTCTTTTTGATTGTGTCTTGCATCAGATAAATGAGACATGCCAAATTAATGGAACTGCTGCTTATCTACATGATGAGATTCAACCTGTTGCTTCCATGCTAACTCTTGCAGATGCACCTGAAGCATTTTACATTGCAGTTAAGCATGGTGTGGAAGGAATTGGAGAGATTATGCAAAGGTCTATTTCTTTTGCACTTTCTAGGTCGCCAAACTGTGAGCGCCAAAATATG CTTTTAGAAAGAATCACCAGAAAAATTGATGCTTCCATAAGTACTTATACTCGTTTAGATCATGAGTTTTTGTACATGATTCAGCTAACAAAATCTTACAAGTCACTTAGCAATACTGATGGACTTGGAGATGCGGATGTCTGTGCAAAGGCCAAACTTTCTTGGGCTACATTACACTCTCTTCTTCATTCAGAGCGGCCTGCCTACCGGCAAAATGCATATATTTGGTTAGTGGAGTTGCTACTTACAGAAATTAGTGAAGATGGTCAAGGGAGTATATGGCTCAATATTAAAAGATTACAGCAGCATATAGCTGATGCTGGCAATCTAGATTTGTCCTGTTCGTCAATTCCTCTGCCTGTTTGTATGCTATGTGGCCTTTTGAAGTCCAAACATAACTATATCAAATGGGGCTTCCTTTATGTTCTGGAGAAACTTCTTGTGCGCTGCAAATTATTGTTGGATGAGAGTGAACTTCATTATGCAGGTCATGAGGATAGTGTTAGCCATGACTCTAGTGGAAATCGTTTGAATAAAGCAAATGCAATCATAGACATAATGAGTTGCGCGTTGTTTCTTTTGGTTCAATTCATGGAAACTGATCACATCAGTATCTTAAAG ATGTGTGATATGCTATTCTCTCAATTGTGTCGGAGGCTTCACTCAACAAATAAAATGCCTCGAGACCTTAAACGCCTTGGTCGTCTTTCTGGATCTGTAAAGAAAAACTTCAGTAATGACCCAGAAAATATACAATTAGGTCAGGGAGAGAAAAACAATGTTCTGAGAGATGAGTTGCAAGGGAGTGGCAGCACTAGTGTTGGCAACAGTCTGCCCACCCTAACCTCTGAGACAGCATCAATGGCAGCAATGCTTCTGCGTGGACATGCCATAGTTCCTATGCAACTTGTGGCCCGTGTGCCTCCCTCTTTGTTCTACTGGCCACTAATGCAACTTGCTGGTGCAGTAACTGATGATATTGCACTAGGTGTTGCTGTCGGCAGTAAAGGAATGGGAAATCTTCCAGGTGCCACATCTGATATTCGGGCTGCTCTTCTGCTGCTTTTAATTTGTAAATGCACTGCTGATCCCACAGCTTTTTCGGAAGTTGAAGGTGAAGAGTTCTTTAG GAGCCTTTTAGATGATCCAGACTCGAGAGTAGCGTATTATTCTTCTGCTTTTCTTTTAAAG AGAATGATGACGAAAGAACCAGAAAAGTACCAGCGTTTGCTCCAAAGTCTTATTTATAAAGCTCAGCAG AACAATAATGAGAAGCTATTGGAGAATCCTTACCTCCAGATGAGGGGTATACTCCAGTTATCAAATGATCTCGGAGCTCGGTTGTAG
- the LOC120273491 gene encoding uncharacterized protein LOC120273491 isoform X1: protein MQVDEQLRGSRRTLLSYSPLQSPAGSKLYGATGTSQRHARPPPLSKKPPEPLRRAVADFLSASPSHAHGSAPSAYSSDAARILRDYIADPLTTDMAYNALLEHALAERDRSPAVVSRCIAILKRYLLRYVPKVQTLRQIDNFCENSLVECETLSCQRVSLWSKSFGHSSGTSSVLSNSFSSLKPNSNFASASLIKSINYVRSLVARHLPKVSFQPMALSGGSTVPRQSLPSLSSLLSRSFTSQLSPLVVNSSPERKGISSPSASTVSLIDIVDGVDNSKYIISDLLKWRWNGDREQQSSPLIRESDGVMWPQDTRTHGLLEVGAAALIVGDMEVKTKDQPWKYSGSQDLPDIEQLLQPSATTTATNFASAHMHLKVITASKRLKAGPHTIWASVPESTFRPRARPLFQYRHYSEQQPLRLNSSEISEVIAEVCSTISSTIVNLTTVRSQLTDRSGQPSTDVAVSVLIKLVIDMYMMDSRTAAPLTLFMLEDMLSSPKVACRTRAFDVMLNLGIHAHLLEPISSDDTPSIEEDEALRESSSTNTDRSLRLGNINSEPTMQQKTSSAIDNFESWLLVILFENLGFLVQMEEREEIVWASALSCLFYFICDRGKILRNRLEGLDIRVVKTLLEISRENSWAEVVHCKLICLLTNMCYQVNDVTGKAVSETSTFLVEQVDLLGGIDFICLEYSQANSKEERRNLFLVLFDCVLHQINETCQINGTAAYLHDEIQPVASMLTLADAPEAFYIAVKHGVEGIGEIMQRSISFALSRSPNCERQNMLLERITRKIDASISTYTRLDHEFLYMIQLTKSYKSLSNTDGLGDADVCAKAKLSWATLHSLLHSERPAYRQNAYIWLVELLLTEISEDGQGSIWLNIKRLQQHIADAGNLDLSCSSIPLPVCMLCGLLKSKHNYIKWGFLYVLEKLLVRCKLLLDESELHYAGHEDSVSHDSSGNRLNKANAIIDIMSCALFLLVQFMETDHISILKMCDMLFSQLCRRLHSTNKMPRDLKRLGRLSGSVKKNFSNDPENIQLGQGEKNNVLRDELQGSGSTSVGNSLPTLTSETASMAAMLLRGHAIVPMQLVARVPPSLFYWPLMQLAGAVTDDIALGVAVGSKGMGNLPGATSDIRAALLLLLICKCTADPTAFSEVEGEEFFRSLLDDPDSRVAYYSSAFLLKRMMTKEPEKYQRLLQSLIYKAQQNNNEKLLENPYLQMRGILQLSNDLGARL, encoded by the exons ATGCAGGTGGACGAGCAGCTGCGGGGATCTCGGAGAACCCTTCTTAGCTACAGCCCCTTGCAGAGCCCCGCGGGATCCAAGCTCTATGGTGCTACTGGAACCTCACAGAGGCATGCCCGCCCACCGCCTTTGTCTAAGAAACCGCCTGAGCCGCTCCGTCGGGCCGTCGCTGATTTCCTTTCCGCCTCCCCTTCTCATGCTCATGGGAGTGCTCCTTCTGCCTATTCCTCTGATGCTGCTAGGATCCTCCGG GATTATATTGCAGATCCATTAACAACTGATATGGCTTACAATGCACTTCTTGAGCATGCACTTGCAGAGAGGGACCGCAG CCCTGCTGTTGTTTCCCGCTGCATTGCAATATTAAAGCGGTATCTTCTCCG ATATGTACCAAAGGTGCAAACATTGCGGCAAATAGACAACTTTTGTGAAAATTCCTTAGTAGAGTGTGAAACTTTATCCTGTCAGAGGGTGTCGTTATGGTCGAAATCATTTGGCCACAGTTCTGGAACATCATCTGTTCTCTCaaattccttttcttctttaaagCCAAATTCCAATTTTGCATCTGCTTCTTTGATAAAATCCATAAATTATGTCCGTTCGTTGGTGGCACGTCATCTTCCTAAAGTTTCGTTTCAACCTATGGCCCTTTCAGGGGGCTCAACTGTTCCAAGGCAATCACTTCCAAGCTTGTCAAGTTTGTTGAGCCGGTCTTTTACTTCCCAGCTAAGCCCTCTGGTTGTAAATAGTTCTCCTGAAAGGAAAGGCATCTCTAGTCCTTCGGCTTCTACTGTCTCATTAATTGACATTGTTGATGGAGTAGATAATAGCAAGTACATAATCTCCGACCTCCTTAAATGGCGATGGAATGGTGACAGAGAGCAACAGTCATCACCTCTCATTAGGGAGAG TGATGGTGTTATGTGGCCCCAAGATACTCGCACACATGGCCTCTTGGAAGTTGGTGCTGCAGCTCTTATAGTTGGGGACATGGAGGTTAAAACGAAGGATCAGCCCTGGAAATATTCTGGTAGTCAAGATTTACCTGATATTGAGCAACTCTTGCAGCCTTCAGCTACTACAACAGCAACTAATTTTGCATCAGCTCATATGCATTTGAAAGTTATAACTGCTTCAAAACGCCTGAAAGCCGGGCCTCATACAATTTG GGCCAGTGTGCCGGAGAGCACCTTCCGTCCAAGGGCCCGCCCACTTTTTCAATATAGGCACTACAG TGAACAGCAACCTTTGAGGTTAAATTCTTCTGAAATATCTGAAGTCATAGCTGAAGTCTGTTCCACAATTTCTTCGACAATTGTTAATCTTACTACAGTCCGATCACAATTGACCGATCGCAGTGGGCAGCCTTCTACAGATGTTGCAGTCAGTGTCCTCATTAAACTGGTCATTGACAT gtACATGATGGATTCCAGAACTGCTGCCCCTCTGACTCTTTTTATGCTAGAG GATATGCTTAGCTCTCCAAAGGTGGCTTGCAGGACTAGGGCTTTTGATGTAATGTTAAACTTGGGTATTCATGCGCATCTCTTGGAACCCATATCATCTGATGATACTCCCTCgattgaagaagatgaggctTTACGagaatcttcatcaaccaacaCCGACCGGTCTTTGAGACTTGGAAATATAAATTCTGAACCCACCATGCAACAAAAAACATCTTCAGCTATTGATAACTTTGAGTCTTGGCTTTTGGTCATTTTATTTGAGAATCTTGGCTTTCTTGTTCAG ATGGAGGAAAGAGAAGAAATTGTCTGGGCTTCGGCTTTAAGTTGTTTATTCTACTTTATTTGTGACAGAGGAAAAATCTTGAGGAACAGATTGGAAGGTCTTGACATAAGG GTTGTTAAGACCCTTCTGGAGATCAGTCGAGAAAACTCTTGGGCAGAAGTGGTTCATTGCAAGCTCATTTGTTTGCTGACAAATATGTGTTACCAAGTTAATGATGTTACTGGAAAAGCTGTTTCAGAAACATCCACATTTCTTGTTGAGCAAGTTGATCTCCTTGGAGGCATTGATTTCATCTGTCTTGAG TATTCACAAGCCAACTCAAAGGAGGAAAGGCGTAATCTTTTCCTGGTTCTTTTTGATTGTGTCTTGCATCAGATAAATGAGACATGCCAAATTAATGGAACTGCTGCTTATCTACATGATGAGATTCAACCTGTTGCTTCCATGCTAACTCTTGCAGATGCACCTGAAGCATTTTACATTGCAGTTAAGCATGGTGTGGAAGGAATTGGAGAGATTATGCAAAGGTCTATTTCTTTTGCACTTTCTAGGTCGCCAAACTGTGAGCGCCAAAATATG CTTTTAGAAAGAATCACCAGAAAAATTGATGCTTCCATAAGTACTTATACTCGTTTAGATCATGAGTTTTTGTACATGATTCAGCTAACAAAATCTTACAAGTCACTTAGCAATACTGATGGACTTGGAGATGCGGATGTCTGTGCAAAGGCCAAACTTTCTTGGGCTACATTACACTCTCTTCTTCATTCAGAGCGGCCTGCCTACCGGCAAAATGCATATATTTGGTTAGTGGAGTTGCTACTTACAGAAATTAGTGAAGATGGTCAAGGGAGTATATGGCTCAATATTAAAAGATTACAGCAGCATATAGCTGATGCTGGCAATCTAGATTTGTCCTGTTCGTCAATTCCTCTGCCTGTTTGTATGCTATGTGGCCTTTTGAAGTCCAAACATAACTATATCAAATGGGGCTTCCTTTATGTTCTGGAGAAACTTCTTGTGCGCTGCAAATTATTGTTGGATGAGAGTGAACTTCATTATGCAGGTCATGAGGATAGTGTTAGCCATGACTCTAGTGGAAATCGTTTGAATAAAGCAAATGCAATCATAGACATAATGAGTTGCGCGTTGTTTCTTTTGGTTCAATTCATGGAAACTGATCACATCAGTATCTTAAAG ATGTGTGATATGCTATTCTCTCAATTGTGTCGGAGGCTTCACTCAACAAATAAAATGCCTCGAGACCTTAAACGCCTTGGTCGTCTTTCTGGATCTGTAAAGAAAAACTTCAGTAATGACCCAGAAAATATACAATTAGGTCAGGGAGAGAAAAACAATGTTCTGAGAGATGAGTTGCAAGGGAGTGGCAGCACTAGTGTTGGCAACAGTCTGCCCACCCTAACCTCTGAGACAGCATCAATGGCAGCAATGCTTCTGCGTGGACATGCCATAGTTCCTATGCAACTTGTGGCCCGTGTGCCTCCCTCTTTGTTCTACTGGCCACTAATGCAACTTGCTGGTGCAGTAACTGATGATATTGCACTAGGTGTTGCTGTCGGCAGTAAAGGAATGGGAAATCTTCCAGGTGCCACATCTGATATTCGGGCTGCTCTTCTGCTGCTTTTAATTTGTAAATGCACTGCTGATCCCACAGCTTTTTCGGAAGTTGAAGGTGAAGAGTTCTTTAG GAGCCTTTTAGATGATCCAGACTCGAGAGTAGCGTATTATTCTTCTGCTTTTCTTTTAAAG AGAATGATGACGAAAGAACCAGAAAAGTACCAGCGTTTGCTCCAAAGTCTTATTTATAAAGCTCAGCAG AACAATAATGAGAAGCTATTGGAGAATCCTTACCTCCAGATGAGGGGTATACTCCAGTTATCAAATGATCTCGGAGCTCGGTTGTAG
- the LOC120273931 gene encoding ACT domain-containing protein ACR9-like, translated as MSMAMDSEDIVKIENGKSPTELSVITVNCQDKLGLACDLCRIILDFGLLITKGDLSTDGRWCFVVFWVVPRSSSTFVQWTNLKNRLISVCPTYPIPFIDLVDPVKSKVYLLKLFSLDRKGLLHDVTRVLRNLDLSIHRVKVSTTPDGRVIDLFFITDGMELLHTRKRQDDTCEMLHATMGDSFISCEIQLAEDFQQWCSSLPACVIEELFSPELPNIKDCSQGSNTELEKLKSPSITIDNKLSSSHTLLQIHCLDQRGLFYDILRTMKDCNIRIAHGRFSLQKRRFAGDFFIVKGDGKKIVDPEKLNALRSQLRQEMLHSLRVMFVNRGPDNELLVANPAELCGEGRPLVFYDVTRALKVLGICIFSAEIGRHTESGREWEVYRFLLDENTNFTLFNARTKDYTVDIISRTLMGW; from the exons ATGTCGATGGCCATGGATAGTGAGGACATTGTGAAGATTGAGAATGGCAAATCTCCCACTGAGCTTAGCGTTATCACTGTTAATTGCCAGGATAAGCTTGGACTTGCGTGTGATTTGTGCCGGATAATCCTTGACTTTGGCCTTCTCATCACCAAAGGAG ATTTATCCACCGATGGAAGATGGTGTTTTGTGGTGTTCTGGGTCGTTCCTCGTTCTTCATCAACATTTGTTCAATGGACCAACTTGAAAAATAGATTAATATCTGTCTGCCCAACTTACCCTATCCCCTTCATTGATTTGGTGGATCCAGTGAAGTCTAAGGTGTACCTTTTGAAGCTATTCAGTCTTGATAGGAAAGGATTATTGCATG ATGTCACTCGCGTTCTAAGAAATCTTGATCTTTCAATTCATAGAGTGAAGGTCTCAACCACTCCAGATGGGAGAGTCATCGACCTCTTCTTCATCACAGATGGCAT GGAGCTCTTGCACACTAGGAAGAGACAAGATGATACATGTGAAATGTTGCATGCTACTATGGGAGATTCCTTTATTAGTTGTGAGATTCAATTGGCTGAAGATTTTCAACAATGGTGCTCTTCCCTTCCTGCATGTGTTATTGAGGAGCTATTCAGCCCTGAATTGCCGAACATCAAAGACTGTTCGCAGGGATCAAATACTGAGTTGGAGAAGCTGAAAAGCCCAAGTATTACTATTGATAATAAATTGAGCTCTTCCCATACTTTGCTCCAAATACATTGTCTTGACCAGAGAGGGCTCTTCTATGACATTCTTCGGACTATGAAGGACTGCAACATACGG ATTGCTCATGGGAGGTTCTCCCTGCAAAAAAGAAGGTTTGCCGGAGACTTTTTTATCGTCAAAGGAGACGGCAAGAAAATAGTGGATCCTGAAAAGCTCAATGCACTACGTTCTCAACTGAGACAAGAGATGCTACATTCCTTACGAGTAATGTTTGTAAACAGAGGACCTGATAATGAACTCCTGGTTGCCAACCCTGCGGAGTTATGCGGGGAGGGAAGGCCTCTTGTCTTTTATGATGTCACTCGTGCTCTCAAGGTTCTTGGTATCTGCATCTTCTCG GCTGAAATTGGTAGACACACTGAATCAGGTAGGGAATGGGAGGTATACAGATTCTTGTTAGATGAGAACACAAACTTCACATTATTTAACGCCAGAACTAAAGATTACACAGTGGATATAATTAGTAGAACACTGATGGGATGGTGA